From the Acinetobacter wanghuae genome, one window contains:
- a CDS encoding TonB-dependent copper receptor has product MAQPTFLLQPLTAAICIACYSPLVFANVQTTADDVMPVHTLAPIVVTTQMERDANGLIVRADPKQPIQPVPATDGADYLQSIVGFSAVNSGAGTNGDVTFRGMFGSRIKILTDGTENLGACPSRMDSPTSYISPESYDRISVIKGPQTVQYANTGSAATVIFERTPEQFDENKNYRGQASVLLGSFGRLDQNIEVAAGDEKKYVRLNTNRSVSNSYKDGNGTTVPSDWERWNTDIALGWTPDKDTWLELTGGKADGEAVYAGREMDGSKFARESLGLRVEKKNISDVIKKIEAQVNYNFNDHVMDNFSLREFTPTPMMKMPMATNVARKTLNARVAMTSEWEKITLISGVDTQNNEHSIRKGMHNSYKKQPRQTDMEFQSIGAFGELTYDLGNDNQFVTGLRLDQVDVNAVQSHQSRQQLLPSAFLRFENIHPEHDDGKTYIGLGYVERMPDYWELFSPVSGNGNSNTFKSIDTEKTLQLDLGYQHAHGNFSSWASAYTGLIQDFILTKYNADDKAETRNVDAVIAGAEAGVGYQFTDAIQADVSVMYAWGENTTNNTPLPQIAPLEGRVNLRYIQDRYTLGAYWRMADSQNRISEREGNIVGYDNKKSSGFGTLSLNGTYNLSNGVDLSVGIDNVLDRAYTEHLNKMGASGTGLPTTEQFNNIGRNYWARISMKF; this is encoded by the coding sequence ATGGCTCAGCCTACATTCTTGTTACAGCCGCTTACGGCTGCGATTTGCATTGCATGTTATTCACCACTCGTTTTTGCCAATGTGCAGACGACAGCAGATGATGTAATGCCTGTACACACACTAGCGCCTATTGTGGTTACTACCCAAATGGAGCGTGATGCCAATGGTTTAATTGTTCGTGCCGATCCTAAACAGCCGATTCAGCCAGTTCCTGCAACCGATGGCGCAGACTATTTACAAAGTATTGTCGGCTTTAGCGCGGTAAACAGTGGGGCAGGCACCAATGGTGACGTGACATTCCGTGGTATGTTTGGTTCGCGCATTAAAATTCTCACCGATGGCACAGAAAACTTAGGCGCATGTCCAAGTCGTATGGATTCACCGACGTCTTATATTTCTCCTGAAAGCTATGATCGTATTTCTGTGATTAAAGGTCCGCAAACGGTTCAATATGCCAACACCGGTTCAGCAGCGACAGTCATTTTTGAGCGTACACCTGAACAGTTTGATGAAAATAAAAATTACCGCGGTCAAGCCAGTGTATTACTCGGTTCGTTTGGACGTTTAGATCAGAATATTGAAGTCGCAGCAGGCGATGAGAAAAAATATGTTCGCTTGAATACCAATCGTTCAGTATCTAATAGTTATAAAGATGGTAATGGCACGACTGTTCCATCAGATTGGGAGCGTTGGAATACAGACATCGCTTTGGGTTGGACACCTGATAAAGATACATGGCTTGAACTCACCGGTGGTAAAGCCGATGGTGAAGCGGTGTATGCGGGGCGTGAGATGGACGGCTCCAAATTTGCGCGTGAAAGTTTAGGACTGCGTGTTGAAAAGAAAAACATCAGCGATGTGATCAAAAAAATTGAGGCGCAAGTCAATTACAATTTTAATGACCATGTCATGGATAATTTCAGCCTACGTGAATTTACGCCAACCCCCATGATGAAGATGCCAATGGCAACCAATGTGGCACGTAAAACACTCAATGCACGTGTTGCCATGACAAGTGAATGGGAAAAGATCACACTGATTTCAGGTGTCGATACGCAAAACAATGAACATAGCATTCGTAAGGGGATGCATAACAGTTATAAAAAGCAGCCCCGTCAGACGGATATGGAATTCCAATCCATCGGCGCATTTGGTGAGCTGACCTATGACCTAGGCAACGATAATCAATTTGTCACAGGTCTACGTTTAGATCAGGTTGATGTCAATGCAGTTCAAAGTCATCAATCGCGTCAACAGTTATTACCAAGTGCTTTCTTGCGTTTTGAAAATATTCACCCTGAACATGACGATGGCAAAACTTATATCGGACTTGGTTATGTAGAACGTATGCCAGATTATTGGGAACTCTTTAGTCCTGTATCAGGCAATGGCAATTCAAATACCTTTAAAAGTATCGATACCGAGAAAACGCTACAGTTGGATTTAGGCTATCAACATGCGCATGGTAATTTCAGTTCTTGGGCATCAGCGTATACAGGTTTGATCCAAGATTTTATCTTGACCAAATACAATGCAGACGATAAAGCCGAGACACGAAATGTTGATGCCGTCATTGCAGGTGCAGAAGCAGGGGTTGGTTATCAGTTTACCGATGCGATTCAGGCAGATGTGAGTGTCATGTATGCATGGGGTGAAAACACTACGAACAATACGCCGTTGCCACAAATTGCACCCTTAGAAGGTCGCGTGAATCTTCGTTACATTCAAGACCGTTACACTTTGGGTGCTTATTGGCGCATGGCCGATAGTCAAAATCGGATAAGTGAACGTGAAGGTAACATCGTAGGTTATGACAATAAGAAAAGTTCAGGCTTTGGTACTTTGTCTTTAAATGGTACGTATAACCTATCTAATGGTGTGGATCTTTCAGTTGGCATCGACAATGTGCTCGACCGCGCTTATACCGAGCACCTAAATAAAATGGGTGCATCAGGTACAGGCTTACCCACCACTGAACAATTTAATAATATTGGACGGAATTACTGGGCTCGAATCAGTATGAAGTTTTAA
- a CDS encoding DUF2946 family protein, which translates to MFFRAGLLLCLTAVFLQIAVFLQPLLPVQYQIAPVCETITRALLLPTSEAKHTSHSHHADHSMHVQSLDTGHDHHDPSHQCQYCTVYGNLVLPPHLDIKEVLDRIQVRLIAFQKAFKHIWFVLQQLFLMPQGRAPPLFA; encoded by the coding sequence GTGTTTTTTCGTGCTGGATTACTGCTGTGTCTGACAGCGGTATTTTTACAGATTGCTGTGTTTTTACAGCCTTTGCTGCCTGTGCAATATCAAATTGCACCAGTCTGTGAAACCATCACGCGTGCACTTTTATTGCCTACATCAGAAGCAAAACATACATCTCATTCACATCATGCTGACCACAGCATGCATGTCCAATCTCTAGATACTGGTCATGACCATCATGATCCAAGTCATCAATGTCAGTACTGTACCGTGTACGGCAATTTGGTTTTGCCACCGCATCTAGATATCAAAGAAGTTCTTGATCGTATTCAAGTGCGCTTAATTGCATTTCAAAAAGCCTTTAAGCACATTTGGTTTGTCCTTCAGCAACTCTTTTTAATGCCTCAAGGGCGTGCGCCACCACTGTTTGCATAA
- the def gene encoding peptide deformylase, whose product MALLPILSFPDPRLRTIAQPVEEVTDEIRQLAADMFETMYEAPGIGLAATQVDRHIQLIVMDLSENKDQPLVFINPKITPLTEETQPYEEGCLSVPQIYDKVERPSRVKIEAINLDGEAFELEADELLAVCIQHEMDHLNGKLFVDYLSPLKRQRAREKIEKAARQRQKEKVAVKR is encoded by the coding sequence ATGGCCTTATTACCTATTTTAAGTTTCCCCGATCCCCGTCTTCGTACCATTGCACAACCAGTCGAAGAAGTCACTGATGAAATTCGTCAGCTCGCTGCAGATATGTTTGAAACCATGTATGAAGCGCCAGGCATTGGTTTAGCTGCGACTCAAGTAGATCGTCATATTCAGCTGATTGTCATGGACTTATCTGAAAATAAAGATCAACCATTGGTGTTTATTAACCCCAAAATAACACCCTTAACTGAAGAAACACAGCCATATGAAGAAGGCTGTCTATCTGTACCTCAAATATACGATAAAGTTGAGCGTCCGTCACGTGTAAAAATCGAGGCGATTAATCTTGATGGTGAAGCCTTCGAGTTGGAAGCTGATGAGCTGCTTGCAGTGTGCATTCAACATGAGATGGATCACTTAAATGGTAAATTATTTGTTGATTATCTATCGCCGTTGAAACGCCAACGTGCGCGTGAAAAAATTGAAAAAGCAGCACGTCAACGCCAAAAAGAAAAAGTTGCAGTAAAACGCTAA
- a CDS encoding LysM peptidoglycan-binding domain-containing protein, producing the protein MKKVFVGTPIFSAVGLKKQMLALAVSVGVSLGTVSIAEAAPARNINPPSLKANAPQVYVVKKGDTLWDISKKFLKNPVRWREIWASNRHVKNPHWIFPGDRLLMCTYNGKPIIGKDEGDGCAGIISRYTGSTKVEPQIRVESLNNTIPVIPLQHIKNWLQHSMILPADTLDGVPYIIGAADERVLAAKDQTVYARGNGLVVGQRYAVYHEGEPYIFTDANGVKYNAGVELNQVASAVAVRGQDGITTLELTDSYDREVRRGDRVLPEYDPMLPSLFYPTSADNITPGGIVVRVQGSIGTAARHSVVTIDRGTTHGVQIGDVFNVNKQGQIVTDPKTQERIALPTEQVGSIMVFKAFDNLSYAYVLESALPMKVGSSIQPPLLDE; encoded by the coding sequence ATGAAAAAGGTTTTCGTGGGCACGCCAATTTTTAGTGCTGTGGGGTTAAAAAAACAAATGCTTGCACTCGCGGTTTCTGTCGGTGTGAGCTTAGGAACTGTGTCCATTGCTGAGGCAGCACCGGCACGTAATATTAATCCGCCATCGCTTAAAGCAAATGCACCTCAAGTTTATGTCGTCAAAAAAGGCGATACACTTTGGGATATTTCCAAAAAATTCTTGAAAAACCCAGTACGCTGGCGTGAAATTTGGGCAAGCAACCGACACGTTAAAAATCCGCACTGGATTTTCCCGGGTGACCGCCTACTCATGTGTACCTATAACGGCAAACCGATTATTGGTAAAGATGAAGGTGATGGTTGTGCCGGCATCATCAGTCGTTATACAGGTAGTACAAAAGTAGAACCACAAATTCGTGTTGAGTCACTCAACAATACGATTCCTGTTATTCCGCTCCAACATATTAAAAACTGGCTACAACACAGCATGATTCTGCCTGCCGATACATTGGACGGCGTGCCTTATATTATTGGTGCAGCAGATGAACGCGTATTGGCTGCAAAAGACCAAACTGTTTATGCCCGTGGAAATGGCTTAGTCGTAGGTCAACGCTATGCGGTCTATCACGAAGGCGAACCGTACATTTTCACTGATGCCAACGGCGTGAAATACAATGCAGGCGTAGAACTCAACCAAGTCGCATCCGCTGTTGCTGTACGTGGTCAAGATGGAATTACAACGCTTGAACTCACTGACAGTTATGATCGTGAAGTGCGTCGCGGTGATCGTGTTCTACCTGAATATGACCCAATGCTACCAAGCTTATTCTATCCAACCAGCGCGGATAACATCACTCCGGGTGGTATTGTCGTTCGAGTTCAAGGCTCTATTGGCACAGCAGCGCGCCATAGTGTCGTCACGATTGACCGTGGAACAACCCATGGCGTTCAAATCGGTGATGTATTCAATGTGAATAAACAAGGTCAAATTGTCACTGACCCTAAAACCCAAGAACGTATTGCACTTCCAACAGAACAAGTCGGTAGCATCATGGTGTTTAAAGCATTTGATAATTTAAGCTATGCCTATGTATTGGAAAGTGCTTTACCGATGAAAGTGGGTTCAAGCATTCAACCGCCATTACTTGATGAATAA
- the dprA gene encoding DNA-processing protein DprA, with the protein MLNSLSKMQLDTLTLWYLVQHSLSSFYKIRAHYAHLAEAIQPDQTAVWQSLGIHANHVQRLQDFHQEESQRKFERCIALTQQYCDFILLDTDIDYPQQLSHYSDKPPILFGQGQADSLLQAQIAIVGSRKPSHHGRQVAYDFAFYLSEQGFYINSGLAQGIDEAAHRAGLLHQRTIAVMGTGLDQTYPSSNQVLRQQLLAEGGTVITEFLPETPPLQHHFPRRNRIVSGLSLGVIVAEATLKSGSLITAKLAAEQGKTIFAIPGHIYSEHHQGCHQLIREGAILIDHPQQVIEDLALATQWQSLQNEIHREAPTVETTHIPAHLIALYNQLDWVGQDLDQLSLQLQFDVASLTAQLMELELLGLCTQQSGMFVRCRPHK; encoded by the coding sequence ATGCTGAACTCGTTATCAAAGATGCAATTAGACACACTCACCTTATGGTATTTGGTTCAGCATTCACTTTCGAGCTTCTATAAAATTCGTGCTCATTATGCGCATTTGGCTGAAGCCATTCAGCCAGATCAAACCGCTGTTTGGCAATCTTTAGGTATTCATGCCAATCATGTACAGCGGCTTCAAGATTTCCACCAAGAAGAATCACAACGTAAATTTGAACGCTGCATTGCGCTTACACAACAATATTGTGACTTCATCTTACTCGATACAGATATTGATTATCCGCAGCAACTTAGTCATTACTCTGATAAGCCCCCGATCCTGTTTGGACAAGGTCAAGCAGATAGCTTGTTACAGGCACAAATCGCAATTGTAGGCAGCCGCAAGCCCAGTCATCATGGTCGCCAAGTGGCTTATGATTTTGCCTTTTACTTAAGTGAGCAAGGCTTTTATATCAATAGTGGACTGGCACAAGGCATTGATGAAGCAGCCCATCGTGCTGGTCTTTTGCATCAGCGTACTATCGCCGTGATGGGTACAGGACTTGATCAGACTTATCCCTCTTCGAATCAAGTATTACGCCAACAACTATTAGCAGAAGGCGGCACAGTCATTACTGAGTTTTTGCCTGAGACTCCGCCACTTCAGCATCATTTTCCACGGCGTAATCGTATTGTTAGTGGATTAAGCCTAGGCGTGATTGTGGCGGAAGCGACCTTAAAGAGTGGCTCGCTCATTACGGCAAAACTCGCAGCGGAACAAGGCAAAACTATTTTTGCGATTCCGGGACATATTTACAGTGAACATCATCAAGGTTGCCACCAACTGATTCGGGAAGGTGCGATTTTGATCGACCATCCGCAACAAGTGATTGAAGACTTAGCCCTCGCCACACAATGGCAATCCTTACAAAATGAGATACATCGTGAAGCACCCACAGTTGAGACAACTCATATTCCAGCGCATTTAATTGCGCTTTACAATCAATTGGATTGGGTGGGACAAGATCTAGATCAGCTGAGTTTACAACTACAATTCGATGTTGCGTCATTAACAGCACAATTGATGGAACTGGAACTTTTAGGTCTATGCACGCAGCAATCGGGAATGTTTGTGCGTTGTCGTCCACACAAATAA
- a CDS encoding Sua5/YciO/YrdC/YwlC family protein, with translation MITTSVAEAAKALQAGEVLAYPTEAVWGLGCDPFNEQAFSEILRLKQRPIEKGVILLAANIAQVEHLFAGLSETTKAQIIDSWTNRGPSERATTWLLPASSDIPTWIKGNHPKVAVRVTTHPLCVALCQAFGGFIVSTSANPAGLEPARSLQDSIAYFEQDLHYLNGDLGLSQQPSRILDAVTGEVIRA, from the coding sequence ATGATTACCACCTCTGTTGCTGAAGCAGCGAAAGCCCTGCAAGCGGGTGAGGTATTGGCATATCCGACAGAAGCTGTATGGGGTTTGGGCTGTGACCCATTCAATGAACAAGCATTTTCAGAAATTCTACGTCTAAAACAACGTCCGATTGAAAAAGGCGTGATTTTATTGGCAGCCAATATTGCACAAGTTGAACATTTATTTGCAGGGCTGTCTGAAACAACCAAAGCACAGATTATTGATTCATGGACCAATCGCGGCCCTTCAGAACGTGCCACTACGTGGTTATTGCCTGCAAGTAGCGACATTCCAACATGGATTAAAGGTAACCATCCTAAAGTCGCTGTTCGAGTCACCACACATCCTTTATGTGTCGCGCTTTGTCAGGCATTTGGCGGTTTTATCGTATCAACCAGTGCCAATCCTGCCGGACTTGAACCTGCGCGCTCACTACAAGATTCCATTGCGTATTTTGAACAAGATTTGCATTATTTAAATGGTGATTTAGGCTTGAGCCAACAACCAAGTCGAATTTTGGATGCAGTAACAGGTGAAGTGATTCGCGCTTAA
- a CDS encoding DMT family transporter: MTQQQKTMAWAFLLPLMAVLIWSLNMTVNRYVADYISPLSISFYRWVLAFLVMTPFVYRCIKKQWPDIRPYLGHLALLGALGMVFYQGLAYSSAHYTSATNMGLINAFIPVFTIIVGVFILKIRPSITAILGSLLSLIGLMYVMAQGQWAHVLSLGDSYIGDLMMLLAVFFYACYGVLLKKWQIQIPLVSSLYIQICFALIMHLPFIAFMGLDAINVNNVASIAYAGIFPSIAAPLLWMMAVQQLGPNRSSIFMNLMPIFTAMIAYVWLGESWTIYHTVGGVVILLGILLAQYSPKPKLT; encoded by the coding sequence ATGACACAGCAACAAAAAACGATGGCATGGGCTTTTCTCTTGCCATTGATGGCGGTTTTAATTTGGTCTTTGAATATGACGGTCAATCGTTATGTAGCTGACTATATTTCTCCGTTAAGTATTAGTTTTTATCGTTGGGTTTTAGCATTCTTGGTCATGACGCCTTTTGTATATAGGTGCATCAAAAAACAATGGCCTGACATTCGTCCTTATTTAGGACATCTGGCACTCCTCGGTGCTTTGGGCATGGTGTTTTATCAAGGTTTGGCTTATAGCTCGGCACATTATACCAGTGCAACCAATATGGGGCTGATTAATGCCTTTATTCCCGTGTTTACCATTATTGTGGGCGTGTTTATTTTAAAAATTCGCCCCTCAATCACTGCAATTTTAGGCAGTCTATTGTCTTTAATTGGGCTGATGTATGTGATGGCACAAGGGCAGTGGGCACATGTACTTTCGCTCGGGGATAGTTATATTGGCGATTTAATGATGCTGCTTGCGGTCTTTTTCTATGCCTGCTACGGGGTTTTACTCAAAAAATGGCAAATTCAAATTCCGTTGGTTTCAAGCTTATATATTCAAATCTGTTTTGCTTTAATCATGCATCTGCCATTCATTGCATTTATGGGATTGGATGCGATTAATGTGAATAATGTGGCAAGTATTGCCTATGCTGGTATTTTTCCTTCAATTGCCGCACCTTTATTGTGGATGATGGCGGTACAACAGCTTGGACCTAATCGCAGTAGTATCTTTATGAACCTCATGCCTATTTTCACTGCCATGATTGCGTATGTATGGTTAGGCGAATCGTGGACGATTTATCATACTGTGGGTGGCGTGGTCATTTTGCTCGGGATTTTGTTGGCGCAATATAGTCCCAAGCCAAAATTGACGTGA
- a CDS encoding glutathione peroxidase: protein MSTSVYDIPVKTIQGNETTLNQYEGKVLLIVNTASKCGLTPQYEGLQKLYAAEKANGLEILGFPSNDFLAQEPGSEADIQEFCSLNYQVEFPLFAKIPVVGDAKHPLYAALTQAIPERIGEGPWHKDLVDYGLTPNEPPEVLWNFEKFLVNKQGEVVARFAPDITADDARIVDAIQAELSK, encoded by the coding sequence ATGAGTACTTCTGTTTACGATATTCCAGTGAAAACCATTCAAGGTAACGAAACCACGCTCAACCAATATGAAGGGAAAGTCCTATTGATTGTGAATACAGCGTCTAAATGTGGTTTAACGCCACAATATGAAGGGTTGCAAAAACTGTATGCGGCTGAAAAAGCTAATGGTTTAGAGATTCTTGGTTTTCCATCGAATGACTTTTTAGCGCAAGAGCCAGGCAGCGAAGCAGATATTCAAGAGTTCTGCTCGCTTAATTATCAAGTTGAATTCCCACTGTTTGCGAAAATTCCAGTGGTGGGCGATGCCAAACATCCGCTTTATGCGGCTCTTACCCAAGCCATTCCTGAACGTATTGGTGAAGGTCCTTGGCATAAAGATTTAGTGGATTACGGTCTTACCCCAAATGAGCCACCTGAAGTGCTATGGAACTTTGAAAAATTCTTGGTCAACAAGCAAGGTGAAGTTGTGGCACGCTTTGCTCCGGATATTACAGCGGATGACGCCCGTATTGTCGATGCCATCCAAGCTGAACTTTCGAAGTAA
- a CDS encoding RcnB family protein, whose product MNTFLKAIVLSISTALVAAPVMAAPQEHQPNKHYTQQQHKAPMQPQQLHKNPHHKPVAKKAINPSRDWRVGQKVPNQHFSQSYKVDHKQYKKLSKPGRNQQWIKVNGDYILTNVKTHNIIKIIAG is encoded by the coding sequence ATGAATACATTTTTAAAAGCAATTGTTTTATCAATTTCGACTGCTTTAGTTGCCGCACCGGTGATGGCTGCTCCGCAAGAACACCAACCGAATAAGCATTATACGCAGCAACAACATAAAGCACCGATGCAACCACAACAACTGCATAAAAACCCACACCATAAACCTGTTGCTAAAAAAGCGATTAATCCATCACGCGATTGGAGAGTCGGTCAAAAAGTTCCGAATCAACACTTTAGTCAATCCTATAAAGTGGATCATAAACAGTATAAAAAATTGAGTAAACCGGGCAGAAACCAGCAATGGATTAAAGTAAATGGCGACTACATTTTGACGAACGTAAAAACGCATAACATTATTAAAATCATTGCGGGTTAA